TCGAAGACAGAAGTATCGCCACCAAGCCCCAGGATAATCCGGGGCTTTTGTTTTCTGCTTGGGCTCCAAGTTCTCCCACCATAATAGCACTACCCTTTTCATACAAGTCAGGCTCGTGCTACTTTGTGATCGATACGCTCATGAGATTCATAAAGGGTATGACGACGGGCTGGATACCTATCTGACCGGTGGTTGTGGTGATGAAAGCGCGGGCAATTAAAAGCATATTCATCAAGCCGTTCAATCTGCATAGCTTGTCGAAAAACCCTTCGTCAACCTTGTCTTCTGACTCAAAAACTGCCTCAAAGACTGCTCGAATCTTCACAGAGATGTCGTGCACCATCCTTCCCTCTTGCTCTCCTTTCGCGAACACATACAGAGTGACCACTCTGACAAGGCGCTTGCCCTCACGTTGTATATCATCAAAGGAAGGCTCTAGCTCAAGGCTGTAGCTTATGATACCCTCCTCTGTCTTTTTTACCTGGAAGTGTGCCTCTTCGATCAGGTAATCAACGATCCTGAAGAAGCTCTCTCGAGGTTTGAATCTTTCTTCTTTTTCTGTCATGCCCCCACACTCCTTATCTCTTCCGCTTGAACGCTGTATTTTAGGAAAGAGCCCCCTTTGAACTCATATTTCTGCTCAATCTCTGTGGGTACTATTCCAAGCGATATTCTGATTCGTCCGCCCAACTTTGCAATTATCTTGGCGAGGACTTTGATGGATATGTTCTTATCCCCTGTTTCGATTTTTGAAAGCATGGACTGTGATATCCCAAGTTT
The nucleotide sequence above comes from Candidatus Neomarinimicrobiota bacterium. Encoded proteins:
- a CDS encoding helix-turn-helix transcriptional regulator yields the protein MMKKTFKKYSDAFELFEDLGISFSEEEKLFIKAMVQIGGQLLAYRKEHNLTQKELAKKLGISQSMLSKIETGDKNISIKVLAKIIAKLGGRIRISLGIVPTEIEQKYEFKGGSFLKYSVQAEEIRSVGA